One stretch of Macrobrachium nipponense isolate FS-2020 chromosome 16, ASM1510439v2, whole genome shotgun sequence DNA includes these proteins:
- the LOC135195274 gene encoding basic proline-rich protein-like: MAGRTPRPSRDAGGRARPSPGTPGGAVAPPVPGRLAGTVARPSGNALAWPVRPPVPGRPGGPVARPFPGTPGGWPVAPRPSRDRPVAGRRPGPSRDPGRTGRRALAVPGPARGPSPGPVPGPPPPPPPGGPGGLAGPPPPVLPAPPVTGTGQAGRRHRPSSGPAYGPSRAPARPGTGLAGPSPARPGTPWPGRRPPRPGMDGPTGQFGPAVPGRLARAVGPPVPDARRAVAPARPGTPGGPSPRPFPARPGQAGRRPGAVFPGPAWGPGQPAHPRDGLAGRRPRRPGTRPGGARRPPARDGLGGPVAPPVPGRPGPGPPAPRPGTAQGRAVAQPTNPVPGRLAGRRPPVPGRQAGRRPPVPGTSLARAVPPAVPGPPWRAVARRPGNAWPAVVPSRDGPWRPSGPARPLGTAWRGRRAVPGTPGDRPAGSLPGPAQPERPGTARSRDAWSRRPPAVPGRLADAWRARASPPVPGRQAGRRPPVSRDALAGRRPPSPGRAQAGLARPVPPGRLAGPSPAPSRGTPGGPPPRAVPGPRARPSPALPGLLAGRRPPVPWDAWAGPSPAPRPRERRAVARPSRRDARRASPARTRDARRASPARSPGPASRDGPGGRRAVPGRLAGRRPPRPGTPGRPSPALRDAWRAVARPSGTPGRAVPRRPGTPGRAVRPPVPEARRASPARPVPGSPDLASFGPPSL; this comes from the exons atggCGGGCCGTAcgccccgcccgtcccgagacGCCGGCGGgcgcgcccgcccgtccccggggacgcctggcggggccgtcgccccgcccgtcccgggacgcctggcgggaaccgtcgcccgcccgtccgggaacGCCCTGGCGTGGCCGgtacgcccgcccgtcccgggacggcctggcgggccggtcgcccgcccgttcccgggaacGCCTGGCGGGTGGCCAGTCgctccccgcccgtcccgggaccgccctgtggcgggccgtcgccccggcccgtcccgggacccgggcAGGACGGGCCGTCGGGCCCtggccgtcccgggacccgccagGGGGCCGTCGCCCGGACCCGtccctggcccccccccccccccccccccgggggggcCCGGGGGCCtggcgggccccccccccccggttttACCCGCCCCGCCCGTCACCGGGACGGGCCAGGCGGGCCGTCGGCACCGGCCGTCCTCGGGACCCGCCTACGGGCCTTCCCGggcacccgcccgtcccgggaccggcCTGGCCGggccctcgcccgcccgtcccgggacgccctggccgggccgtcgcccgccccgtcccgggatgGACGGGCCTACGGGCCAGTTCGGCccggccgtcccgggacgcctggcccgGGCCgtcggcccgcccgtcccggacgccaggcgggccgtcgcccccgcccgtcccgggacgcctggcgggccgtcgccccgccCGTTCCCGGCACGACCGGgccaggcgggccgtcggccCGGGGCCGTGTTCCCAGGACCCGCCTGGGGGCCGGGTCAACCCGCCCATCCAAGGGacggcctggcgggccgtcgcccgcgccgtcccgggacccgcccaGGGGGGGCCCGTCGCCCGCCCGCCCGGGACGGCCTGGGCGGGCCggtcgccccgcccgtcccgggacggcctGGCCCGGGCCCGCCggcgccccgtcccgggaccgccCAGGGTCGGGCCGTCGCCCAGCCCACCAAccctgtcccgggacgcctggcgggccgtcgcccgcccgtcccgggacgccaggcgggccgtcgcccgcccgtcccgggaacctcCCTGGCCCGGGCCGTcccgcccgccgtcccgggacctccctggcgggccgtcgcccgccgtcccgggaacGCCTGGCCCGCCGTCgtgccgtcccgggacgggccctGGCGCCCGTCCGGCCCGGCCCGTCCCTTAGGGACCGCCTGGCGGGGCCGTCGCGCCgtccctgggacgcctggcgACCGTCCGGCGGGGTCCCTCCCGGGACCCGCCCagcccgagcgtcccgggaccgcccgttcccgggacgcctggagccgtcgcccgcccgccgtcccgggacgcctggc ggacgcctggcgggcccgcGCCtccccacccgtcccgggacgccaggcgggccgtcgcccgcccgtttcccgggacgccctggcgggccgtcgcccgcccagTCCGGGACGGGcccaggcgggcctcgcccgccccgtcccccccggacgcctggcgggcccgtcgcccgccccgtcccgtgggacgcctggcgggcctccgcCCCGGGCCGTCCCGGGACCACGTGCCCGCCCGTCGCCCGCCCTCCCGGGActcctggcgggccgtcgcccgcccgtcccgtgggACGCCTGGGctgggccgtcgcccgccccccGTCCCCGGGAgcggcgggccgtcgcccgcccgtcccggagggacgccaggcgggcctcgcccgcccgtacccgggacgccaggcgggcctcgcccgcccgttccccGGGACCCGCTTCCCGGGACGGGCCTGGCGGCCGTcgcgccgtcccgggacgcctggcgggccgtcgcccgccccgtcccgggacgcctggcaggccgtcgcccgccctccgggacgcctggcgggccgtcgcccgcccgtccgggacgcctggCCGGGCCGTCccgcgccgtcccgggacgcctggccgggccgttcgcccgcccgtcccggaagccaggcgggcctcgcccgcccgtcccgtccCGGGAAGTCCCGACCTGGCGAGCTTTGGCCCGCCCTCCCTATAG